The proteins below come from a single Streptomyces sp. B3I8 genomic window:
- a CDS encoding ABC transporter substrate-binding protein → MRGAKSAKWVAIAAVVALGATACGGGNDDDGDSKAAADPNGKFSVEVGEPQNPLQPANTMESNGSIVIKSLFSGLVDYDSSGKIVNVNAQSIDTSDNKTFTVKLKPGWKFHDGTPVTATSYVKAWNWAANPDNKQTNSFWFSDIEGYDKVAPEKGKPSATEMSGLKVVDDNTFTIKLSKPIPYFVYKLGYEVFDPLPESFYKDPKAAGQHPVGNGPYKFVSWQHNKQIEVTKYADYKGPNAAKNGGVTFKNYSKLETAYQDLKSGNLDVMRQVAPRDLPVYKQDLGDRAVDQSYSAIQTLGVAFYTKQWKDIDPKVLQGLSMAIDRDTITKTVLQGTREPATGWVAKGVLGYQPNAAGDVTKFDPAKAKQLIKDGGGVPGNKISIQFNADGGHKEWVEAVCGSITKATGVKCDGDSKPDFQSDLNARDNKQVKSLYRSGWVLDYPFISNFIRDLFGSKSDGNQGGFSNKKVDQLIADADAAKTLDESEKLYQQTEKELVNYMPSIPLWYYKVNAGFSEKVSGVKYAQDGDPILTGVQVKK, encoded by the coding sequence ATGCGCGGTGCCAAGAGCGCCAAGTGGGTCGCGATAGCCGCGGTAGTGGCACTGGGTGCCACTGCCTGTGGCGGTGGCAACGACGACGACGGCGACAGCAAGGCCGCGGCCGACCCGAACGGCAAGTTCTCGGTCGAGGTGGGGGAGCCGCAGAACCCCCTGCAGCCCGCGAACACCATGGAGTCCAACGGCAGCATCGTTATCAAGTCGCTCTTCTCCGGGCTCGTCGACTACGACAGCAGCGGCAAGATCGTCAATGTCAACGCGCAGTCGATCGACACCAGCGACAACAAGACCTTCACGGTCAAGCTGAAGCCCGGCTGGAAGTTCCACGACGGCACCCCGGTGACCGCCACGTCCTACGTCAAGGCGTGGAACTGGGCCGCCAACCCGGACAACAAGCAGACCAACAGCTTCTGGTTCTCCGACATCGAGGGCTACGACAAGGTCGCCCCCGAGAAGGGGAAGCCCTCGGCGACCGAGATGTCCGGTCTGAAGGTCGTCGACGACAACACCTTCACCATCAAGCTGAGCAAGCCGATCCCGTACTTCGTGTACAAGCTCGGCTACGAGGTCTTCGACCCGCTGCCGGAGTCCTTCTACAAGGACCCGAAGGCCGCGGGCCAGCACCCGGTCGGCAACGGCCCGTACAAGTTCGTCAGCTGGCAGCACAACAAGCAGATCGAAGTCACCAAGTACGCCGACTACAAGGGCCCGAACGCCGCGAAGAACGGCGGGGTGACCTTCAAGAACTACTCCAAGCTCGAGACGGCCTACCAGGACCTCAAGTCCGGCAACCTCGACGTGATGCGCCAGGTCGCCCCGCGTGACCTGCCCGTGTACAAGCAGGACCTCGGCGACCGCGCCGTGGACCAGTCGTACTCGGCGATCCAGACGCTGGGCGTCGCCTTCTACACCAAGCAGTGGAAGGACATCGACCCCAAGGTCCTGCAGGGCCTGTCGATGGCGATCGACCGCGACACCATCACCAAGACCGTCCTCCAGGGCACGCGTGAGCCCGCCACCGGCTGGGTCGCCAAGGGCGTCCTCGGCTACCAGCCGAACGCCGCCGGCGACGTCACCAAGTTCGACCCCGCCAAGGCGAAGCAGCTCATCAAGGACGGCGGCGGCGTCCCGGGCAACAAGATCTCCATCCAGTTCAACGCGGACGGCGGTCACAAGGAGTGGGTGGAGGCCGTCTGCGGCTCCATCACCAAGGCCACCGGCGTGAAGTGCGACGGCGACTCCAAGCCCGACTTCCAGTCGGACCTGAACGCCCGTGACAACAAGCAGGTCAAGTCGCTGTACCGCTCCGGCTGGGTGCTCGACTACCCCTTCATCTCGAACTTCATCCGTGACCTGTTCGGCTCCAAGTCCGACGGCAACCAGGGCGGCTTCTCCAACAAGAAGGTCGACCAGCTGATCGCCGACGCGGACGCCGCCAAGACGCTGGACGAGTCGGAGAAGCTGTACCAGCAGACCGAGAAGGAGCTGGTCAACTACATGCCGAGCATCCCGCTCTGGTACTACAAGGTCAACGCGGGCTTCTCGGAGAAGGTCTCCGGCGTGAAGTACGCGCAGGACGGCGACCCGATCCTGACCGGCGTGCAGGTCAAGAAGTAA
- a CDS encoding ABC transporter permease, with protein sequence MGRYVARRLLQMIPVFIGTTLLIFLMVYALPGDPVRGLFGDKGASPAVLRSLRHEYGLDKPVLVQYYDYMKGMILHLDFGTQVASGRPVTDILGEAFPVTLRLAGMAFAFEAVLGIALGVVSGLRAGKAVDTVILVVTLLLISIPIFVLGYIFQTVFAFKLNLLDPSVSDATDYSQLLMPAIVLASVSLAYVARLTRTSVAENMRADYMRTAVAKGLPRRRVVGVHLMRNSLIPVVTFLGTDLGALMGGAIVTEGIFNIHGVGGTIYQAIIRREGTTLVGLVTILVLVYLFCSLIVDLLYAVLDPRIRYA encoded by the coding sequence ATGGGGCGCTACGTCGCGAGGCGACTGCTCCAGATGATCCCGGTGTTCATCGGGACGACCCTGCTGATCTTCCTGATGGTCTACGCCCTCCCCGGCGACCCCGTGCGCGGGCTCTTCGGTGACAAGGGCGCGAGCCCTGCGGTGCTCAGATCGCTGCGGCACGAGTACGGCCTCGACAAGCCCGTCCTGGTCCAGTACTACGACTACATGAAGGGCATGATCCTGCATCTCGACTTCGGGACGCAGGTCGCCAGTGGCCGCCCGGTCACCGACATCCTCGGCGAGGCCTTCCCGGTGACGCTGCGGCTGGCCGGCATGGCCTTCGCCTTCGAGGCGGTCCTGGGCATCGCGCTGGGTGTCGTCTCCGGCCTGCGCGCGGGCAAGGCGGTCGACACCGTCATCCTCGTCGTGACCCTGCTGCTGATCTCGATCCCGATCTTCGTGCTCGGCTACATCTTCCAGACGGTGTTCGCCTTCAAGCTGAACCTGCTGGATCCCTCGGTGAGTGATGCCACCGACTACAGCCAACTCCTGATGCCCGCCATCGTGCTGGCGAGCGTCTCGCTCGCCTATGTCGCCCGGCTGACCCGCACCTCGGTGGCGGAGAACATGCGGGCCGACTACATGCGCACGGCCGTCGCCAAGGGGCTGCCGCGCCGCCGGGTGGTCGGGGTGCACCTGATGCGCAACTCGCTCATCCCGGTCGTCACCTTCCTCGGCACCGACCTCGGCGCCCTGATGGGCGGCGCGATCGTGACCGAGGGCATCTTCAACATCCACGGCGTCGGAGGCACGATCTACCAGGCGATCATCCGCCGTGAGGGCACCACGCTGGTCGGGCTGGTCACCATCCTGGTCCTCGTGTACCTCTTCTGCAGCCTGATCGTCGACCTCCTCTACGCGGTTCTGGACCCGAGGATCCGTTATGCCTGA
- a CDS encoding ABC transporter permease: MPELTTSADQATKAAAGAAAGARLPEPKPEKTRSLWGDAWQDLRTNWVFVLSAVLILLLLVMAAWPGLFTGADPNDKDLANHYLQHPDYGHVFKADWLGYDAQGRSVYARAIYGTRASLLVGAGTTVVVVLFGGLVGMLAGYFGGWIDAVLSRVTDMFMGIPFLLGAMVALNSFTERSIPVVIGALAFLGWTQTARVMRGSVITVKSTDYVQAAKALGAGTRRILFRHVLPNAVAPVIVVATISLGIYIGAEATLSFLGLGLNGVSWGNDISDGGNSIRVAQFIMLYPSIMLSITVLAFIMLGEAVRNALDPKTR; the protein is encoded by the coding sequence ATGCCTGAGCTCACCACATCCGCCGACCAGGCCACCAAGGCCGCGGCGGGGGCCGCCGCCGGCGCCCGACTGCCCGAACCCAAGCCGGAGAAGACCCGCAGTCTGTGGGGAGACGCCTGGCAGGATCTGCGGACCAACTGGGTCTTCGTCCTCTCCGCGGTGCTCATCCTGCTGCTGCTGGTGATGGCGGCCTGGCCCGGCCTGTTCACGGGCGCCGACCCGAACGACAAGGACCTGGCCAACCACTACCTCCAACACCCGGACTACGGCCACGTGTTCAAGGCCGACTGGCTCGGCTACGACGCCCAGGGCCGCAGCGTGTACGCCCGCGCCATCTACGGCACCCGTGCCTCGCTGCTCGTCGGCGCCGGCACCACCGTGGTGGTGGTCCTCTTCGGCGGACTGGTCGGCATGCTCGCCGGGTACTTCGGCGGCTGGATCGACGCCGTGCTGTCCCGCGTGACGGACATGTTCATGGGCATCCCGTTCCTGCTCGGCGCGATGGTGGCGCTGAACTCCTTCACGGAGCGCTCCATCCCGGTCGTCATCGGCGCCCTGGCCTTCCTCGGCTGGACACAGACGGCCCGCGTCATGCGCGGTTCCGTCATCACCGTCAAGTCGACGGACTACGTGCAGGCCGCGAAGGCGCTCGGCGCGGGGACCAGACGCATCCTCTTCCGCCATGTGCTGCCCAACGCGGTGGCGCCGGTCATCGTCGTCGCCACGATCTCGCTCGGCATCTACATCGGCGCCGAGGCCACGCTGTCGTTCCTGGGCCTCGGCCTGAACGGTGTCTCGTGGGGCAACGACATCTCCGACGGCGGCAACTCGATCCGGGTGGCGCAGTTCATCATGCTCTACCCGTCGATCATGCTCAGCATCACGGTGCTGGCGTTCATCATGCTCGGTGAGGCCGTACGCAACGCCCTCGACCCGAAGACACGCTGA
- a CDS encoding ABC transporter ATP-binding protein — translation MTTIEETTPVPSPRDAGADGGPLLDVRDLHVEFHTREGVVKAVNGVNYSVAAGETLAVLGESGSGKSVTAQAIMGILDMPPGKIPQGEIRFRGQDMLTMSAEERRKIRGSRIAMIFQDALSSLNPVLTVGYQLGEMFRVHQGMSKKDAKAKAIELMDRVKIPAAAARVNDYPHQFSGGMRQRIMIAMALALEPELIIADEPTTALDVTVQAQVMDLLAELQREFHMGLILITHDLGVVADVADKIAVMYAGRIVEQAPVHELYKRPAHPYTRGLLDSIPRLDQKGQELYAIKGLPPNLLHVPTGCAFNPRCPKAQDICTTEVPRLFPVTEQDGTGLPGRASACHFWKETIHG, via the coding sequence GTGACCACCATCGAGGAAACCACGCCCGTGCCGTCGCCCCGCGACGCCGGGGCGGACGGCGGGCCGTTGCTCGACGTGCGCGACCTGCACGTCGAGTTCCACACCCGTGAGGGCGTCGTCAAGGCCGTCAACGGGGTGAACTACAGCGTGGCCGCGGGCGAGACCCTGGCCGTGCTGGGTGAGTCCGGTTCCGGCAAGTCCGTGACCGCGCAGGCCATCATGGGCATCCTGGACATGCCGCCCGGGAAGATTCCCCAGGGCGAGATCCGCTTCCGCGGGCAGGACATGCTGACCATGTCCGCCGAGGAGCGCCGCAAGATCCGCGGCAGCCGGATCGCGATGATCTTCCAGGACGCGCTGTCCTCGCTCAACCCGGTACTGACCGTCGGCTACCAGCTCGGCGAGATGTTCCGCGTCCACCAGGGCATGTCCAAGAAGGACGCCAAGGCCAAGGCGATCGAGCTGATGGACCGGGTGAAGATCCCGGCCGCCGCGGCCCGGGTCAACGACTACCCGCACCAGTTCTCCGGCGGCATGCGCCAGCGCATCATGATCGCCATGGCGCTCGCCCTGGAGCCCGAACTGATCATCGCCGACGAGCCGACCACGGCCCTCGACGTGACGGTCCAGGCCCAGGTCATGGACCTGCTCGCGGAGCTCCAGCGCGAGTTCCACATGGGCCTCATCCTGATCACCCACGACCTCGGCGTCGTCGCCGACGTCGCGGACAAGATCGCGGTGATGTACGCGGGCCGGATCGTGGAGCAGGCGCCCGTGCACGAGCTGTACAAGCGCCCGGCGCACCCGTACACCCGCGGTCTGCTGGACTCCATCCCGCGCCTGGACCAGAAGGGCCAGGAGCTCTACGCGATCAAGGGACTGCCGCCCAACCTGCTGCACGTCCCGACCGGCTGCGCCTTCAACCCGCGCTGCCCCAAGGCACAGGACATCTGCACCACCGAGGTCCCGCGCCTGTTCCCGGTCACCGAGCAGGACGGCACCGGGCTCCCGGGCCGCGCCTCGGCGTGCCACTTCTGGAAGGAGACGATCCATGGCTGA
- a CDS encoding ABC transporter ATP-binding protein, whose product MAELSKNDARAEATPNVSEVEHAEAHTEAEAVAAVEAPVGRGEPILQVRDLKKHFPLTQGVLFKRQVGAVKAVDGISFDLYQGETLGIVGESGCGKSTVAKLLMNLERATAGEVFYKGQDITKLSGRALTAVRRNIQMVFQDPYTSLNPRMTVGDIIGEPFDIHPESAPKGDRRRRVRELLDVVGLNPEYINRYPHQFSGGQRQRIGIARGLALNPEIIICDEPVSALDVSVQAQVINLMEALQDEFNLSYIFIAHDLSIVRHISDRVGVMYLGRMAEIGTDEQIYEHPTHPYTQALLSAVPVPDPDARDHRERIILSGDVPSPANPPSGCRFRTRCWKAQDKCAEQEPLLAVPERFKGTATPANHESACHFAEEKDVVGAA is encoded by the coding sequence ATGGCTGAGCTCAGCAAGAACGACGCGCGGGCGGAGGCCACCCCGAACGTCTCCGAGGTCGAGCACGCGGAGGCGCACACCGAGGCGGAGGCGGTCGCGGCCGTCGAAGCGCCCGTCGGACGCGGAGAGCCGATCCTTCAGGTGCGGGACCTGAAGAAGCACTTCCCGCTGACCCAGGGCGTCCTGTTCAAGCGGCAGGTCGGCGCGGTCAAGGCCGTCGACGGCATCTCCTTCGACCTCTACCAGGGCGAGACGCTGGGCATCGTGGGCGAGTCCGGCTGCGGCAAGTCCACGGTCGCCAAGCTCCTGATGAACCTGGAGCGGGCGACGGCCGGCGAGGTCTTCTACAAGGGCCAGGACATCACCAAGCTGTCGGGGCGCGCGCTGACCGCCGTGCGCCGCAACATCCAGATGGTGTTCCAGGACCCGTACACCTCGCTCAACCCCCGTATGACGGTGGGCGACATCATCGGCGAGCCCTTCGACATCCACCCGGAGTCGGCGCCCAAGGGCGACCGGCGCCGCCGGGTGCGCGAGCTCCTCGACGTCGTCGGCCTCAACCCGGAGTACATCAACCGCTACCCGCACCAGTTCTCCGGCGGCCAGCGCCAGCGCATCGGCATCGCCCGCGGCCTCGCGCTCAACCCGGAGATCATCATCTGCGACGAGCCGGTCTCCGCGCTCGACGTGTCCGTCCAGGCGCAGGTCATCAACCTGATGGAGGCGCTGCAGGACGAGTTCAACCTGTCCTACATCTTCATCGCGCACGACCTGTCGATCGTCCGGCACATCTCGGACCGGGTGGGCGTGATGTACCTCGGCCGGATGGCCGAGATCGGCACGGACGAGCAGATCTACGAGCACCCGACGCACCCCTACACCCAGGCGCTGCTGTCCGCGGTCCCGGTACCGGACCCCGACGCCAGGGACCACCGCGAGCGCATCATCCTCTCCGGCGACGTGCCCTCCCCGGCCAACCCGCCCTCGGGCTGCCGCTTCCGCACCCGCTGCTGGAAGGCCCAGGACAAGTGCGCCGAGCAGGAACCCCTGCTGGCCGTCCCCGAACGCTTCAAGGGCACGGCCACCCCGGCCAACCACGAGTCCGCCTGCCACTTCGCCGAGGAAAAGGACGTAGTGGGCGCGGCCTGA
- a CDS encoding ABC transporter ATP-binding protein, whose amino-acid sequence MTTTAPTSPAAPAAPPLLAARDLRVAFPGRRGADPARAVDGVQLDIGAGEIVALVGESGCGKTTLARALLGLVRPTSGQVTFAGTPLTYSSRALKAYRRRVQLVLQDPAGSLNPRHTVYDAVAEGLRIHGYAGDERAAVTGALSRAGLRPPERFLLRHPHELSGGQRQRVVIAGALVLEPELLVADEPVASLDASVRGEILALLLRLRSELGLSALVVTHDLGLAWNIADRVAVMYLGRIVETGEVEQVLSAPRHPYTRALLSVLPDAPGEPVVLSGEPPDPSQIPGGCRFHARCPVLASGEAGRVGVEDACRTRDPGVLGGGREAEAACHWARARAEV is encoded by the coding sequence ATGACGACCACGGCCCCCACCTCACCCGCCGCCCCCGCCGCCCCGCCCCTGCTCGCCGCGCGGGACCTGCGCGTGGCCTTCCCCGGCCGGCGCGGCGCCGATCCGGCCCGCGCGGTCGACGGCGTCCAACTGGACATCGGGGCCGGGGAGATCGTCGCTCTCGTCGGCGAGTCCGGCTGCGGCAAGACGACGCTGGCGCGCGCGCTGCTCGGACTGGTCCGGCCGACGTCCGGGCAGGTCACGTTCGCCGGGACACCGCTCACGTACTCCTCACGGGCGCTGAAGGCGTACCGCAGGCGGGTCCAGCTCGTGCTCCAGGACCCCGCCGGCTCCCTCAACCCGCGGCACACGGTGTACGACGCGGTCGCCGAGGGGCTGCGCATCCACGGGTACGCCGGGGACGAGCGGGCTGCGGTCACCGGGGCGCTGTCCCGGGCGGGGCTGCGGCCGCCCGAGCGGTTCCTGCTGCGGCATCCGCACGAGCTGTCCGGGGGGCAGCGGCAGCGGGTGGTGATCGCCGGCGCGCTGGTCCTCGAGCCCGAACTGCTCGTCGCCGACGAGCCGGTGGCCTCGCTGGACGCGTCGGTGCGCGGGGAGATCCTCGCGCTGCTGCTGCGGCTGCGCTCCGAACTGGGGCTGTCCGCGCTGGTGGTGACGCACGATCTGGGGCTGGCGTGGAACATCGCGGACCGGGTGGCGGTGATGTATCTGGGGCGGATCGTGGAGACGGGGGAGGTGGAGCAGGTGCTGTCCGCGCCTCGGCATCCGTACACGCGGGCGTTGCTGTCGGTGCTGCCGGATGCACCGGGCGAGCCCGTGGTTCTTTCCGGGGAGCCCCCGGACCCCTCGCAGATCCCGGGCGGGTGCCGGTTCCACGCACGGTGTCCGGTGTTGGCGAGTGGGGAGGCGGGGCGGGTGGGGGTGGAGGACGCGTGCCGGACGCGGGATCCGGGGGTGTTGGGGGGTGGCCGCGAGGCGGAGGCGGCGTGTCATTGGGCGCGGGCGCGCGCGGAGGTGTGA
- a CDS encoding ABC transporter ATP-binding protein produces the protein MTLLDVRDLRVTYPGGAAAVRGVDLALEAGQKLGVAGESGSGKSTLALALLRLLPAGTRVTGEVLLDGEDVLTMRWGRVRAVRWAGASIVFQGAMHSLNPVHRIGDQIAEPILLHRKESGAAARRRTGELLEHVGLPAARAAAYPHELSGGQRQRVMIAMALACDPRLIVADEPTTALDVMIQAQVLRLIERLVAEQDVGLIMISHDLSVLADTCDRLAVMYAGRVVEEGPARTVHEHARHPYGQALSAAFPRIGDPASRYAPRGLPGDPPDPAALPGGCAFHPRCPVALAGCAEEDPAHREAAPGHRAACVHVRPAEAPGPAAPAAGDTRSGT, from the coding sequence TTGACGCTGCTGGACGTGCGGGATCTGCGGGTGACGTATCCGGGCGGGGCCGCCGCGGTGCGGGGCGTCGACCTGGCTCTGGAGGCCGGGCAGAAGCTCGGTGTCGCCGGTGAGTCGGGCTCCGGGAAGTCCACGCTGGCGCTCGCCCTGCTGCGGCTGCTCCCTGCCGGGACCCGCGTCACCGGGGAGGTCCTGCTGGACGGCGAGGACGTGCTGACGATGCGGTGGGGGCGGGTGCGGGCGGTGCGCTGGGCCGGTGCCTCGATCGTCTTCCAGGGGGCGATGCACTCCCTCAATCCCGTGCACCGCATCGGCGACCAGATCGCCGAACCGATCCTGCTGCACCGCAAGGAGAGCGGGGCCGCGGCCCGCCGCCGGACCGGCGAGCTGCTCGAACACGTGGGGCTGCCGGCCGCGCGGGCGGCGGCCTACCCGCACGAACTGTCCGGCGGGCAGCGGCAACGCGTGATGATCGCCATGGCGCTGGCCTGCGATCCGCGGCTGATCGTCGCGGACGAGCCGACCACCGCGCTGGACGTGATGATCCAGGCGCAGGTGCTGCGGCTGATCGAACGGCTGGTCGCCGAGCAGGACGTGGGTCTGATCATGATCAGCCACGATCTGTCGGTGCTCGCCGACACCTGCGACCGGCTGGCGGTGATGTACGCGGGCCGGGTGGTCGAGGAGGGGCCCGCACGGACCGTCCACGAGCATGCCCGGCACCCGTACGGCCAGGCGCTGTCGGCGGCCTTCCCGCGCATCGGCGACCCTGCCTCCCGGTACGCCCCGCGCGGCCTGCCCGGTGACCCGCCCGACCCTGCCGCGCTGCCCGGCGGGTGCGCGTTCCACCCGCGCTGCCCGGTGGCGCTGGCGGGGTGCGCCGAGGAGGACCCGGCGCACCGGGAGGCGGCGCCCGGGCACCGGGCCGCGTGCGTCCATGTACGGCCGGCGGAGGCGCCGGGACCGGCGGCACCGGCCGCCGGGGACACGAGGAGCGGCACATGA
- a CDS encoding ABC transporter permease — MRAEATPPAAGRGSEPEPAAEPGTGPATEPPGPATEPPGPATEPPGPATEPLGPGTDAAPVPGPRALARQRRRRAAARFWRAYRAHRSGLVGLAVLVLFALVALTAPLTVGSGVSSVTDAPGRPLQGPSGAFPLGADRYGRNLLGLVVWGSRVSLLVGLLAAVLSVAIGALVGITAGHFRGAWATVLMRVTDWFLVMPTLVLAIALATVLSRSLGTVVLAIGVTSWPTTARLVRAQTLAVESRPYIERARALGGGHWHVMSRHVLPNVMPLVLAQTTLMVSTSILSEATLAFLGLGDPSVVSWGGLLQDAREAGAVSSGDWWYLVPPGVAVAVVALAFTLCGRAVESVLNPRLGVTS; from the coding sequence ATGAGAGCCGAAGCCACTCCCCCGGCCGCCGGACGCGGGTCCGAGCCCGAGCCGGCCGCCGAGCCCGGCACCGGTCCCGCCACCGAACCCCCGGGTCCCGCCACCGAACCCCCGGGTCCCGCCACCGAACCCCCGGGTCCCGCCACCGAACCCCTGGGTCCCGGCACCGATGCCGCCCCCGTCCCCGGCCCCCGCGCGCTCGCCCGGCAGCGCCGGCGCCGGGCCGCCGCTCGGTTCTGGCGCGCCTACCGCGCCCACCGCTCCGGACTCGTGGGCCTCGCCGTGCTCGTGCTGTTCGCGCTGGTCGCCCTCACCGCGCCGCTGACGGTCGGCTCCGGCGTGTCGAGCGTGACCGACGCCCCGGGCCGCCCCCTCCAGGGACCCAGCGGCGCCTTCCCGCTGGGCGCCGACCGGTACGGGCGCAACCTGCTCGGCCTGGTCGTGTGGGGGTCGCGTGTCTCGCTGCTCGTGGGGCTGCTCGCCGCCGTGCTGTCGGTGGCGATCGGCGCCCTGGTGGGGATCACCGCCGGACACTTCCGCGGAGCCTGGGCGACCGTACTGATGCGCGTCACCGACTGGTTCCTGGTGATGCCCACCCTGGTGCTGGCCATCGCGCTCGCCACCGTCCTGTCCCGCTCGCTCGGCACGGTGGTGCTCGCCATCGGCGTCACGTCGTGGCCGACGACGGCACGGCTGGTCCGCGCCCAGACCCTGGCGGTGGAGTCGCGGCCGTACATCGAGCGTGCCAGGGCGCTCGGCGGCGGGCACTGGCACGTCATGTCCCGGCACGTGCTGCCCAACGTGATGCCCCTGGTGCTCGCCCAGACCACCCTGATGGTGTCCACCTCCATCCTCTCCGAGGCGACGCTGGCCTTCCTCGGGCTCGGCGACCCCTCGGTGGTGTCCTGGGGCGGGCTCCTCCAGGACGCGCGCGAGGCGGGCGCGGTCAGTTCCGGCGACTGGTGGTACCTGGTGCCGCCGGGCGTCGCCGTCGCCGTGGTGGCGCTGGCCTTCACCCTGTGCGGGCGCGCGGTGGAGTCCGTCCTCAACCCCAGGCTGGGAGTGACGAGTTGA
- a CDS encoding ABC transporter permease, whose product MSTGTDPVPLRETLPAPAAKDTTKETRAHTTTAYLRYVAGKLAGAAVSLLAVLVTGFFLFRLIPGDPVRTMTGGRPVSARQLAAYRREFGLDLPLWHQFTDYCGKALTGDLGTSYQFRTPVLDKITEALPNTLLLTGTAFVLYTALGITLGTRSAWRHGRLGDRLNTGLALTLYSVPSFWLGLLLIIVFSVGAGPVPGLFPTGGMESAGTSGFAHVTDVAHHLVLPVLTLVAVEYGQTLLVTRSALLDEMGSDYLTTARAKGLRDDQVRRRHAVPNALLPTVTLVFVNLGRTVAGVILVETVFSWPGLGGLFYQALSVPDLPLVQGLFLFFASAVIVMNTLADLVYPLLDPRVGR is encoded by the coding sequence GTGAGCACCGGCACGGACCCCGTACCGCTCCGCGAGACGCTCCCCGCCCCCGCGGCGAAGGACACGACGAAGGAGACGCGGGCGCACACCACCACCGCCTACCTCCGCTACGTCGCCGGCAAGCTCGCCGGCGCCGCCGTCTCCCTCCTCGCCGTCCTCGTCACCGGTTTCTTCCTCTTCCGCCTCATCCCCGGCGACCCGGTACGGACGATGACCGGCGGCCGCCCGGTGTCGGCACGGCAACTGGCCGCCTACCGCCGCGAGTTCGGCCTCGACCTTCCCCTCTGGCACCAGTTCACGGACTACTGCGGCAAGGCACTCACCGGCGACCTCGGCACCTCCTACCAGTTCCGCACCCCGGTGCTCGACAAGATCACCGAGGCACTGCCGAACACCCTCCTCCTCACCGGCACCGCGTTCGTCCTCTACACCGCCCTCGGCATCACCCTCGGCACCCGCTCGGCCTGGCGCCACGGCCGCCTCGGCGACCGGCTGAACACCGGCCTGGCGCTCACCCTGTACTCGGTGCCGTCGTTCTGGCTGGGGCTGCTGCTCATCATCGTGTTCTCCGTCGGCGCGGGCCCCGTCCCGGGGCTGTTCCCGACCGGCGGCATGGAGTCGGCCGGCACGTCGGGCTTCGCCCACGTCACGGACGTCGCCCATCACCTTGTCCTGCCGGTCCTCACCCTGGTCGCCGTCGAGTACGGGCAGACCCTGCTGGTCACCCGCTCGGCGCTGCTCGACGAGATGGGCAGCGACTATCTGACCACCGCGCGCGCCAAGGGGCTGCGGGACGACCAGGTGCGGCGCCGGCACGCGGTGCCGAACGCCCTGCTGCCGACCGTGACCCTGGTCTTCGTCAACCTCGGGCGGACGGTCGCGGGGGTCATCCTCGTCGAGACGGTGTTCTCCTGGCCGGGGCTCGGCGGCCTCTTCTACCAGGCACTCAGCGTGCCCGACCTGCCGCTGGTCCAGGGCCTGTTCCTCTTCTTCGCCTCGGCGGTGATCGTCATGAACACGCTGGCCGACCTGGTGTATCCGCTCCTCGATCCCCGGGTGGGCCGATGA